From a region of the Nitrospira sp. genome:
- a CDS encoding antibiotic biosynthesis monooxygenase, giving the protein MLSVGFFVRLEAKPGKEKETAAFLKQGLELANQETTTPLWFALRLGPSTFAVFDAFHDESGRQAHLNGPIAQALFANAPHLLAVPPSIEKIEILGTKLSEEVLVS; this is encoded by the coding sequence ATGCTTTCAGTAGGATTCTTTGTACGACTTGAAGCGAAACCGGGGAAGGAAAAAGAAACGGCCGCCTTCCTAAAACAAGGTCTTGAATTAGCGAATCAAGAAACCACCACTCCGCTGTGGTTCGCGCTGCGACTGGGTCCCTCCACCTTCGCAGTATTCGATGCTTTTCATGATGAGTCGGGAAGGCAAGCTCATCTCAATGGGCCCATCGCTCAAGCCCTCTTTGCCAACGCCCCACATCTACTAGCCGTGCCGCCTTCCATAGAAAAAATAGAGATTCTGGGCACCAAGCTTTCGGAGGAGGTGCTTGTCTCGTAA
- a CDS encoding type II secretion system protein GspG produces MAEITNSDRVLLKATYTPITLPQSNPRVGNLGRAGEKAMFANSLQLAPGEVRQTLDHMMRNSANDATEPLSVLQAFEQATDRVAPKPEPARLAGVPVSAIQAFGAAVIALRTAQRQSVSTVNTNPDGVVPSIKSATVSPPSGLVDLRVIIAHNALTTFNNSVQISPIGMLHLERIEMAPAGIERGELIATIPLAPQETTNVVHKEWATTSEEFSSIVTDSLENYSEKGVTEKSELADATNSETKHSSQISLGATVSGSYGTVSFSTNASLGVNDSNDQSQQVSRKQASEITSKAAARVRKERKVTIETQATVGKEDTSVRTITNPSSTDSMRIDYYSMMRKWRVRLLQYGIRMTYDIAVPEPGATLRESHAFLAYLDAKTSTPFSFPLLVSDINESSYLNLASQYGVSVAPPPQPIVNQRIGGAVQGLGKLGDDEGWHFFELSVDVPDGYRISAIWLDAMIGNVDNDPVARNFIVFGYGQPPGLGTNGKAAFIENLSSAGGFLINRTGHQKIVYFLQNVDAAAVTFSIDFAPLDASMDQWRFGVWQALHDAARDAYYTSIQALASQRDALRKRIEGPDTLTLRQEERIEVMKGALRWLLGPDFDFMPDSVTALFPPPVQSGGLAFTGNKLGLDSSGWMAMFRYQEMVKFLQQAIEWENLLYFLYPYFWDVPPAWDFVRTLEHPDSERQKFLRAGSARIVLTIRPGFEQAFTAFVDQGAFGAILPPGHPYLTIGQEVQAYDKTNYPGIPPANADSDFRPLLSTLQRKSWLDMQAIISALEDYKTANGSYPSTVQGLAALANPSLAAADPWGNAWIYKCPGVFTDYELSSLGADNKSGGEGLDADITSWAPSSLIAEWFEYTPSKGVDIQLNTAPALMA; encoded by the coding sequence ATGGCGGAAATCACGAACTCTGATCGTGTTCTTCTCAAGGCTACTTACACACCCATCACTCTTCCACAGTCGAATCCGCGTGTTGGAAACCTTGGGCGCGCTGGCGAGAAAGCCATGTTCGCAAACAGTCTTCAATTGGCACCTGGCGAAGTGCGTCAAACTCTCGATCACATGATGCGTAACTCTGCCAACGATGCGACCGAACCTCTATCCGTGCTGCAAGCGTTCGAGCAGGCTACGGATCGTGTGGCTCCCAAGCCTGAGCCTGCCAGACTGGCCGGCGTTCCAGTGTCTGCAATTCAGGCATTCGGGGCCGCCGTCATTGCGTTGAGGACGGCTCAGCGGCAGTCTGTCTCAACCGTCAACACAAACCCTGACGGCGTCGTGCCGTCGATCAAGTCTGCAACAGTGTCACCGCCCTCCGGCCTTGTGGACCTGCGAGTGATTATTGCGCACAACGCATTGACGACCTTCAATAACTCGGTGCAGATCAGTCCGATCGGCATGCTACATCTGGAGCGGATTGAAATGGCGCCAGCCGGCATCGAACGCGGCGAACTGATCGCTACAATTCCGCTCGCTCCCCAGGAAACCACGAATGTGGTTCACAAGGAATGGGCCACGACTAGCGAGGAATTCAGTTCTATCGTCACCGACTCTCTGGAGAACTACAGCGAAAAAGGCGTGACCGAAAAATCGGAACTGGCTGATGCCACCAACAGCGAGACGAAGCATTCGAGCCAGATCAGTCTGGGGGCAACGGTTTCTGGATCGTATGGTACCGTCAGCTTCAGTACGAATGCCTCGCTCGGTGTCAATGATTCCAACGACCAGAGCCAGCAGGTAAGCCGTAAGCAAGCCTCAGAGATCACGAGTAAGGCAGCCGCCCGCGTGCGAAAAGAACGCAAAGTGACGATTGAGACGCAGGCGACCGTTGGAAAGGAAGATACCTCAGTCCGGACCATTACGAACCCCAGCTCCACCGATTCGATGCGTATCGACTATTACTCCATGATGCGCAAATGGCGTGTTCGTCTCCTCCAATACGGGATCCGGATGACCTATGATATCGCCGTGCCCGAACCTGGCGCTACTCTGAGAGAATCGCACGCCTTCCTTGCCTACCTCGACGCAAAGACCTCCACGCCGTTCAGTTTTCCTCTCTTGGTATCCGACATTAACGAAAGCAGCTATCTTAACCTTGCCTCGCAGTATGGTGTTTCCGTTGCGCCTCCGCCACAGCCTATTGTCAATCAGCGGATCGGCGGTGCCGTGCAGGGTTTAGGCAAGCTGGGCGATGATGAAGGTTGGCACTTCTTCGAGCTCTCGGTCGACGTGCCAGATGGATACCGGATCTCCGCCATCTGGCTGGATGCCATGATCGGCAACGTTGACAATGATCCGGTGGCTCGCAACTTCATCGTCTTCGGTTACGGACAACCGCCGGGACTCGGAACCAACGGCAAGGCAGCGTTTATCGAGAACTTGAGCAGCGCTGGTGGTTTTCTCATCAACCGAACAGGCCACCAGAAAATCGTCTACTTCCTGCAGAATGTGGACGCGGCTGCCGTCACCTTCAGCATCGACTTTGCGCCATTGGACGCATCGATGGATCAGTGGCGTTTCGGGGTCTGGCAGGCCCTGCATGACGCCGCACGCGATGCCTACTACACCAGCATTCAGGCTCTCGCAAGCCAACGCGATGCACTGCGCAAACGGATCGAAGGACCTGACACGCTCACACTCCGTCAGGAAGAGCGCATCGAAGTCATGAAGGGCGCCCTGCGTTGGCTCCTCGGTCCAGATTTCGACTTCATGCCTGACAGTGTGACGGCATTGTTCCCACCACCCGTTCAGTCTGGAGGTTTAGCCTTCACTGGAAACAAGCTTGGCCTTGATTCGAGCGGCTGGATGGCAATGTTCCGTTATCAGGAAATGGTCAAGTTTCTCCAGCAAGCCATCGAATGGGAGAACCTACTCTACTTTCTATATCCGTACTTTTGGGATGTGCCACCCGCTTGGGATTTCGTGCGCACTCTCGAGCATCCTGATTCGGAGCGGCAGAAATTTCTCCGCGCCGGCAGTGCCCGGATCGTGCTGACCATTCGACCGGGATTTGAACAAGCTTTCACCGCCTTCGTCGATCAGGGAGCCTTTGGCGCGATTCTTCCACCGGGACATCCCTATCTAACCATCGGCCAAGAAGTCCAGGCCTACGACAAGACAAATTACCCAGGGATTCCGCCAGCCAATGCAGACTCCGATTTTCGGCCCCTCCTGTCCACACTCCAGCGCAAATCCTGGCTGGACATGCAAGCGATCATTTCAGCTCTTGAAGACTACAAAACCGCGAACGGCTCGTACCCTTCGACCGTCCAGGGACTCGCCGCCTTGGCGAACCCTTCTCTGGCTGCTGCTGATCCCTGGGGAAATGCGTGGATCTACAAATGCCCTGGGGTGTTCACAGACTACGAGCTGTCCTCCCTTGGCGCTGACAACAAGTCTGGCGGCGAAGGTCTGGATGCGGACATTACGAGTTGGGCTCCCTCTTCGCTGATCGCCGAATGGTTCGAATACACACCCTCGAAGGGCGTTGACATTCAGCTCAATACGGCCCCTGCGCTCATGGCTTGA
- a CDS encoding PilZ domain-containing protein — protein MSNRKNPIRRHSRFPVSWSVLYGSDEFLAEGTVLDLTSRGWRIAGSMPVAPGMQLTLQVSVPEKSTPLRVQRATVLWVTDQDFAIEAHEMPPNDQAWVAEFLRQKLGLMWISREDDHRTSSSTTEKVHRGEAKHSAPGIEDVLERFLAIESPLIDIPSKARWHCDSDVQENEEHTANEGLPEKTWLEAHRILRGMVALKAARKRTGRDLIADN, from the coding sequence ATGTCGAACAGGAAGAACCCCATACGGCGCCACAGTCGGTTTCCAGTCAGTTGGTCGGTCCTCTATGGAAGTGACGAGTTTCTCGCCGAAGGGACCGTCTTGGATCTGACCTCACGGGGCTGGAGAATCGCGGGATCGATGCCTGTTGCACCCGGTATGCAGTTAACCCTGCAGGTTTCGGTTCCCGAAAAATCAACACCCCTTCGCGTCCAACGGGCGACCGTGCTCTGGGTGACCGATCAGGACTTTGCGATTGAAGCCCACGAGATGCCGCCCAACGATCAAGCCTGGGTTGCCGAGTTTCTTCGGCAGAAGCTCGGGCTCATGTGGATCTCACGGGAAGACGATCACAGGACCTCGAGTTCCACCACAGAAAAGGTACATCGTGGTGAGGCCAAGCATTCAGCTCCAGGCATTGAAGACGTCCTGGAACGGTTTCTTGCCATTGAATCCCCTTTGATAGACATTCCATCCAAGGCTCGGTGGCACTGCGACTCGGATGTTCAAGAGAATGAGGAACACACAGCCAATGAGGGCTTACCCGAAAAGACTTGGCTCGAAGCGCATCGGATCCTTCGCGGCATGGTCGCCTTGAAAGCCGCTAGGAAACGGACCGGGCGGGATCTCATTGCCGATAATTAG
- a CDS encoding SDR family oxidoreductase produces MSDRLNNKVALVTGGNSGIGRETVQRFLEEGATVYFTGRNVETIEATVNYLNSLGYGKVTGVSCDSNDASGFVQVLKRVQEEQSRLDVLFLNAGIAELTPLGSTTEVQLSRLFDTNLKSVFLSVQSAISYFPENGGSIILSGAWLAEIGAPLLSVVSATKAAIRNFARSFSSALLEKKIRVNCISPGAIATPLYERLGLPKAQLKGMEDLITHKVPLGRFGTARDIADCAVYLASDESNYVLGADLVVDGGFSQLFSIPTTECPVHQEQHE; encoded by the coding sequence ATGAGTGATCGACTTAATAACAAGGTGGCTCTGGTGACCGGTGGCAATAGTGGGATCGGTAGAGAAACCGTCCAGCGTTTTCTGGAGGAAGGGGCAACAGTATATTTCACAGGTAGAAACGTGGAAACAATAGAGGCAACAGTCAATTACTTGAATTCCTTGGGTTATGGCAAAGTAACTGGGGTCTCTTGTGATTCGAATGATGCGAGCGGATTCGTTCAAGTGCTGAAACGGGTACAAGAGGAGCAAAGCCGACTGGATGTCCTTTTCTTGAATGCTGGCATTGCTGAATTGACGCCACTTGGTAGCACAACGGAGGTGCAGCTAAGCCGGTTATTTGATACTAACCTGAAAAGTGTTTTTCTTTCGGTTCAATCGGCCATTTCCTATTTTCCTGAGAATGGTGGTTCCATCATACTCAGCGGAGCCTGGCTCGCGGAAATCGGTGCTCCGCTGCTCAGTGTTGTCTCAGCCACGAAAGCGGCCATTCGAAACTTTGCCCGAAGCTTCTCTTCCGCTCTCCTTGAAAAGAAAATCAGGGTCAATTGTATCAGTCCTGGGGCGATTGCCACTCCTCTCTATGAACGACTCGGATTGCCGAAAGCGCAATTGAAGGGTATGGAGGACTTAATTACCCACAAAGTGCCTTTAGGCCGGTTCGGAACAGCTAGGGACATTGCCGATTGCGCGGTGTATCTGGCCAGTGATGAATCCAATTATGTCTTAGGAGCTGATTTAGTCGTGGATGGCGGATTTAGCCAGTTGTTTAGCATTCCTACGACGGAGTGTCCCGTCCATCAAGAACAACACGAATGA
- a CDS encoding AraC family transcriptional regulator — MDVLSEVLEAIKLDGAVFYNAEFSAPWCFYSPPSTVLAPYLSVGAKHVIIFHLLTDGHGYAEVEGNSLPLPLSAGDLVILPHGDPHALRNGPVVKPSDNGEQVRQVLAQGLKVARMGGGGEVAKFICGYMACDPQLSRLILGGLPPILKVNVRTDASSHWLEQTIRYSVDHADRSQPGNRAVLARLSEVLFIETLRQYIAALSPEQRGWLAGVRDPEVGRVLALLHRNPAHPWTIASLTKEIGISRSVLTERFRRYLSESPMSYLARWRLSLGAQLLRSTSNSVAHIAGEVGYESEPSFNRAFKRQFGLPPARFRSQSKATAR; from the coding sequence ATGGATGTCTTGTCCGAGGTTCTTGAAGCCATCAAACTCGACGGCGCCGTGTTTTACAATGCGGAATTTTCAGCGCCCTGGTGCTTTTACTCCCCTCCTTCGACCGTGCTCGCGCCGTATCTGTCTGTCGGCGCCAAACATGTCATCATCTTCCACTTGCTGACCGACGGTCACGGTTATGCAGAAGTCGAAGGCAATAGTCTTCCGCTTCCCCTCAGTGCCGGGGATTTGGTCATCCTTCCTCATGGAGACCCGCATGCATTGAGAAACGGGCCGGTGGTCAAACCGAGCGACAATGGAGAGCAGGTGAGACAAGTATTGGCGCAAGGTCTAAAGGTTGCGCGCATGGGTGGAGGCGGAGAAGTCGCCAAATTCATCTGCGGATATATGGCGTGTGATCCGCAGCTTAGCCGGCTTATCCTGGGAGGGCTGCCACCCATTCTAAAGGTCAATGTGCGCACAGATGCCTCGAGCCATTGGCTCGAGCAAACCATCCGCTATTCAGTGGATCATGCAGATCGGTCTCAGCCCGGTAATCGAGCGGTGCTCGCACGGCTATCAGAAGTCTTGTTCATCGAGACGCTGCGGCAATATATCGCCGCACTCTCCCCTGAACAGAGAGGATGGTTGGCAGGCGTTCGTGACCCAGAAGTCGGAAGAGTCTTAGCCCTCTTGCATCGCAACCCCGCGCACCCTTGGACGATCGCATCCCTCACAAAAGAGATAGGGATTTCTCGATCCGTGCTGACGGAGCGATTTCGGCGATATCTCTCGGAAAGCCCGATGTCGTATCTTGCACGGTGGCGACTGTCCCTCGGAGCGCAACTCCTCCGATCTACGAGCAACAGTGTGGCCCATATTGCTGGTGAGGTCGGTTATGAATCGGAACCCTCCTTCAACCGCGCATTCAAACGGCAGTTCGGCCTTCCACCGGCCCGGTTCCGCAGCCAATCAAAAGCAACTGCACGCTGA
- a CDS encoding Fic family protein: MNRGLSGQYETSQIGGEQVRAFIPTPLPPIPPLDLTGTRQILLEQALLALGRLDSVSTLLPDPHLFLYAYVRKEALLSSQIEGTQSSLSELLLFELEEAPGIPRDEVVDVSNYVAALEYGLERLRGRFPLSNRLIREVHTQLLSRGRGSDKLPGEFRRSQNWIGGTRPGNAHFVPPPHRVVEDCMGQLERFLHDETIPLPMLVKAALAHVQFETVHPFLDGNGRVGRLLVTLLLCHAGVLTQPLLYLSLYFKQNRSTYYRLLDQVRMDGDWESWIDFFLEGVRTTAQGAVSAAQRLVELFSSDEGKIQKSGRAAGSALRVHSALRERPIISLTDICRRTGLSFPAATNGMALLEKLGTIRELTGRQRNRLFAYDRYLQILSEGTEPLSA, translated from the coding sequence GTGAACCGTGGCTTGTCCGGTCAGTATGAGACCTCCCAAATTGGCGGAGAGCAAGTAAGAGCCTTTATCCCGACCCCGCTTCCTCCCATACCGCCTCTCGATCTAACGGGTACGCGCCAAATACTCCTTGAGCAAGCACTGTTAGCTTTGGGGCGTCTTGATAGTGTTTCCACATTACTGCCAGATCCGCATCTATTTCTCTATGCTTACGTCAGAAAAGAAGCTCTGTTGTCCTCACAGATTGAAGGAACTCAATCGTCCCTGTCTGAACTGTTACTCTTCGAACTGGAGGAAGCACCAGGGATACCACGGGATGAAGTTGTGGATGTCTCCAACTACGTTGCGGCATTGGAATATGGGCTTGAGCGATTGCGCGGACGGTTTCCTCTTTCCAATCGGCTCATTCGCGAGGTTCATACTCAACTTCTTTCACGTGGTCGGGGAAGTGACAAGCTACCTGGAGAGTTCCGCCGATCGCAGAATTGGATTGGTGGGACTCGGCCGGGAAATGCCCATTTCGTCCCACCGCCACATCGGGTCGTAGAAGATTGCATGGGACAACTGGAGCGGTTTCTTCATGACGAAACGATACCATTACCCATGCTTGTCAAGGCTGCTCTTGCACACGTCCAGTTCGAAACGGTTCATCCGTTTCTGGATGGCAACGGTCGGGTCGGGCGGCTTCTCGTCACCCTCCTTCTGTGCCATGCCGGTGTCCTTACGCAGCCGCTTCTCTACCTAAGCCTATATTTCAAACAAAACCGGTCCACTTACTACAGGCTGCTTGATCAAGTCCGAATGGATGGAGATTGGGAGTCTTGGATCGATTTCTTTTTGGAGGGTGTGCGGACGACCGCACAAGGAGCGGTCTCAGCGGCGCAACGTTTGGTGGAATTGTTCAGTAGTGATGAGGGGAAAATTCAGAAAAGTGGCCGCGCCGCGGGGTCAGCGCTTCGAGTCCATTCAGCGCTTCGCGAACGACCGATTATTTCCCTTACAGATATATGCCGCCGCACAGGGCTTTCGTTTCCAGCAGCGACAAACGGCATGGCACTGCTTGAAAAGCTGGGAACTATTCGCGAGCTGACCGGCCGACAGCGGAACAGACTCTTCGCTTATGATCGCTATTTACAGATTCTCAGCGAGGGGACAGAACCGTTGTCAGCCTGA
- a CDS encoding carboxymuconolactone decarboxylase family protein, with product MYEMKNLGRLKQLEVHAPEATKAFWAFDKAAWSEGAIPKKYKELIAVAVALTIQCPYCIELHVARAREAGSSEPEIAETILAAAALRAGGAITHGTHALKEI from the coding sequence ATGTATGAAATGAAAAATCTTGGACGATTAAAACAGTTGGAAGTTCACGCTCCTGAAGCCACGAAGGCATTTTGGGCCTTTGACAAGGCAGCTTGGTCGGAGGGAGCCATTCCCAAAAAGTACAAAGAACTGATTGCCGTCGCGGTAGCGTTAACAATTCAATGCCCCTATTGCATTGAGCTTCATGTGGCGAGGGCACGAGAAGCAGGCTCGTCGGAACCTGAGATCGCCGAAACTATTCTCGCTGCGGCAGCACTTCGTGCGGGCGGCGCAATCACCCACGGGACCCACGCCCTAAAGGAAATCTAA
- a CDS encoding carbonic anhydrase: protein MSQFDRYAFSASPTFHEAKTREAFSHAVPLTTLVIYCYDPRAAAIPNAVAELLDNEVFPGEVILDGFGKRVASSTTLFPVIVAGGRAIDALRSITVAQHLFGLKNVVVVHHSYCGATTFTPKGIIDAYKREQHADISNLYDPGSICIEDYEASLKRDTGLIRAHAGTPLHVNIFGYFYDIDTGALTEVVKDEALAVLQPTGLTL, encoded by the coding sequence ATGAGCCAGTTCGACCGATATGCGTTCAGCGCCAGCCCAACATTTCATGAGGCCAAAACCCGCGAGGCGTTTTCGCATGCTGTGCCACTCACGACTCTTGTCATTTATTGTTACGACCCACGAGCAGCGGCTATTCCCAATGCCGTGGCCGAACTGTTGGACAATGAAGTCTTTCCAGGTGAAGTCATCCTTGACGGGTTTGGCAAGCGCGTCGCCAGCTCAACAACACTTTTCCCGGTCATCGTGGCCGGAGGCCGCGCGATTGATGCGCTACGTTCTATCACCGTCGCACAGCATCTGTTCGGCCTTAAAAATGTCGTCGTGGTGCATCATTCCTATTGTGGAGCGACGACTTTTACCCCCAAAGGGATAATCGATGCCTATAAACGTGAACAACATGCGGACATTTCAAACCTCTACGACCCGGGAAGCATCTGCATCGAGGATTATGAAGCATCGCTAAAACGAGATACGGGACTCATTCGAGCCCACGCTGGGACGCCGCTGCACGTGAACATCTTTGGCTATTTCTATGATATCGACACTGGTGCTCTGACAGAGGTCGTGAAGGACGAAGCCTTGGCCGTGCTACAGCCGACAGGGTTAACCCTATAG
- a CDS encoding MASE1 domain-containing protein, producing MRGKLSRLKFVGIVLALAAVYVVAAKLGLMLAFVHASATAVWPPTGMTLAAFLIFRYRVWPGIFLGAFLANQLTAGSIQTSLGIAMGNTLEGLIGAYLMNRYANGQHAFSSAPGVLKFAALAGLISTTISATFGVSSLAAGGYASWANYPSIWMTWWLGDIAGNLLVAPTLVLWSQRPQVRWNRDQAFEAAVSMVVLLSMGLALFTNVVQGTIKNYPLVFLVVASLVWIAARFSERDTVTATFLLSGIAIWGTLQGSGPFIRESPNESLLVLQSFLCLIGIMSLALAASISERKRAEAAVRDTHDALEQKVTARTSDLSAANRELEKEVAERRHTEARLHERTDALRESEARVTAYAQELEQKNRDLDRALVEAQAATQAKSAFLAVMSHEIRTPLNAIMGCNGLLLDTLLTPAQQDYAEDVQRSSEALLDIINDILDFSKFEAGRLTFETIDFDLRTTVEEALDLFAKPAQRKGLELGCLLHAEVPTALRGDPGRLHQILINLIGNAVKFTQQGEVMMHVTRSTATAERTLIEFAVVDTGIGIAPEVQERLFKPFTQADTSTTRQFGGTGLGLAICKQLVEQMGGQIGIESTLGQGSTFRFTVWLTHQQTRATALPKGSLAGRRVCIVDDNATNRRILEQYAFQWGLQSATASDGYEALTLLKGAAARGEPFDVAILDLQMPRMNGLELAQKIKSDPQLTAIPLVLLTSMGMRGQAEEAKQVGIAAYLTKPVHRTDLYDCLTMIVDRPAQASPDVLEVGAASRPRDVLVTRHVIKEAAKAARPRILVAEDNIVNQKIAVVLLEKLGYRADVVANGLEAVDAVARIRYALVLMDCQMPEMDGWEATAMIRKEEGARGSHRLPIIAITANAMPGDREKCRKAGMDDYLAKPVTLDEIRVLLARWIPGHSASAVQKESVS from the coding sequence ATGAGGGGCAAGCTGAGCCGTCTCAAATTTGTAGGGATCGTCCTGGCTCTGGCCGCCGTCTATGTCGTCGCGGCCAAACTCGGACTGATGTTGGCGTTTGTGCACGCCAGCGCCACGGCGGTGTGGCCACCCACAGGGATGACGCTGGCCGCGTTCCTGATCTTCCGTTATCGGGTCTGGCCAGGTATTTTCCTCGGCGCATTCCTGGCCAACCAACTCACCGCTGGGTCGATCCAGACGTCACTTGGTATCGCAATGGGCAACACGCTTGAAGGACTCATAGGCGCATATCTGATGAACCGATATGCCAATGGTCAGCATGCCTTTTCCTCTGCACCCGGAGTGTTGAAGTTCGCGGCGCTTGCCGGATTGATAAGCACCACCATCAGTGCCACCTTCGGAGTGAGCAGTCTTGCAGCGGGCGGCTATGCGAGTTGGGCCAACTACCCCTCGATTTGGATGACTTGGTGGCTGGGCGATATCGCAGGGAACCTCCTCGTGGCTCCCACCCTCGTCCTGTGGTCACAACGTCCACAGGTGCGATGGAATCGTGACCAGGCGTTTGAAGCAGCCGTCTCGATGGTCGTACTCCTTAGCATGGGCCTGGCCCTATTCACCAATGTAGTCCAAGGGACCATAAAGAATTATCCGCTCGTGTTTCTGGTCGTCGCGAGCCTTGTCTGGATCGCCGCCCGCTTCAGTGAGCGTGACACCGTCACCGCGACGTTCCTGCTTTCAGGGATCGCCATATGGGGCACCCTGCAGGGCTCCGGGCCCTTTATCAGGGAGTCGCCGAATGAGTCCCTCCTGGTCTTGCAATCCTTTCTGTGTCTCATCGGCATCATGAGCTTGGCGCTGGCGGCGAGTATTTCAGAGAGGAAACGGGCCGAGGCCGCCGTGCGTGACACGCATGACGCATTGGAACAGAAAGTGACAGCACGAACGAGCGACCTCTCCGCGGCAAACCGGGAGCTGGAAAAAGAAGTGGCCGAGCGTCGGCACACCGAAGCGCGATTGCATGAGCGAACGGATGCATTACGCGAGAGCGAAGCCCGAGTGACCGCCTATGCGCAGGAGCTGGAGCAGAAAAACCGCGACCTCGACCGGGCGTTAGTCGAGGCGCAAGCCGCCACACAAGCCAAATCCGCCTTCCTCGCCGTCATGAGCCATGAAATTCGTACGCCCCTGAACGCCATCATGGGGTGTAACGGACTCTTGCTCGATACACTCCTGACTCCCGCGCAGCAGGACTACGCCGAGGATGTGCAGCGGTCTAGCGAAGCCCTGCTCGACATCATCAACGACATTCTTGATTTCTCGAAGTTCGAGGCGGGTAGATTGACGTTTGAGACGATCGATTTTGACCTCCGGACCACCGTCGAAGAGGCACTGGATCTCTTTGCCAAACCGGCACAGCGCAAGGGCCTGGAATTGGGTTGTCTCCTGCATGCGGAAGTGCCCACGGCATTACGGGGGGACCCCGGCCGATTGCATCAAATCCTTATCAATCTTATTGGCAATGCGGTCAAGTTCACCCAACAGGGCGAAGTGATGATGCATGTGACACGGAGCACGGCGACCGCCGAGCGCACCCTGATCGAATTTGCCGTGGTCGACACGGGGATCGGCATTGCCCCCGAGGTACAGGAGCGTCTGTTCAAACCGTTTACCCAGGCGGACACCTCGACCACGCGCCAGTTTGGCGGCACCGGACTGGGCCTTGCCATTTGCAAACAGCTCGTGGAACAGATGGGCGGGCAGATCGGCATAGAGAGTACGCTCGGTCAAGGAAGCACGTTCCGGTTTACGGTGTGGCTGACCCACCAGCAGACGCGCGCGACAGCATTGCCAAAAGGGTCTCTCGCGGGCCGGCGAGTCTGCATTGTGGATGACAATGCCACCAACCGACGTATCCTGGAACAATATGCGTTTCAGTGGGGTCTCCAAAGCGCCACCGCCTCGGATGGATATGAAGCCCTCACTCTGCTGAAAGGAGCGGCGGCCCGAGGCGAACCCTTTGATGTGGCGATCCTCGATTTGCAGATGCCACGCATGAACGGACTGGAGTTGGCGCAGAAAATCAAATCTGATCCCCAGCTGACGGCTATCCCCCTGGTCTTACTGACCTCAATGGGAATGCGGGGGCAGGCTGAAGAAGCGAAACAGGTCGGGATTGCCGCCTACCTAACCAAGCCCGTCCATCGCACGGACTTATACGACTGTCTGACTATGATTGTGGACAGGCCGGCCCAGGCATCCCCTGACGTACTGGAGGTGGGGGCCGCGAGTCGCCCCCGCGATGTGTTGGTGACCCGTCATGTCATTAAGGAAGCCGCCAAGGCGGCACGCCCCCGTATTCTCGTGGCAGAGGACAATATTGTGAACCAGAAAATCGCGGTGGTTCTGTTGGAAAAGCTCGGTTACCGGGCCGATGTCGTGGCTAACGGACTCGAAGCCGTCGACGCGGTCGCTCGAATCAGGTATGCCTTGGTCTTGATGGATTGCCAAATGCCCGAGATGGATGGTTGGGAGGCCACGGCGATGATCCGAAAAGAGGAAGGGGCACGCGGAAGCCACCGGCTTCCCATCATCGCGATCACCGCGAACGCCATGCCTGGGGACCGTGAAAAGTGTCGGAAAGCAGGCATGGACGATTATCTCGCTAAGCCGGTGACGCTCGACGAGATTCGAGTCCTCTTGGCCCGATGGATTCCGGGCCATTCCGCATCGGCTGTACAAAAGGAGTCTGTGTCGTAG